In Mytilus edulis chromosome 6, xbMytEdul2.2, whole genome shotgun sequence, the following proteins share a genomic window:
- the LOC139528909 gene encoding splicing factor, suppressor of white-apricot homolog isoform X2 → MEAWCDEERYLELKNDLAEKKMYEEEEWKRYYQSLSEGFNAVGFSYDHQHHQDYMETQVQEPEPIFIVPEDLQVPSEMEVPESEKQHAFIEKTAKFIAGHGMQMEIIIKTKQAKNSQFDFLHFEDPLNQYYKHMVNMIKSGKYKPKEIKEDDDDNRDDDAPHSQHGYLHPSLVQTHTTKPNLAPAVKMPAVSIHDTPYGKLLKHLKKSTPDSDRNSNSPTPNEDQYSGRSYSPQPTSNTPPPESGNTFIHQTTDYHHMHPGVPPPPGLEPVTLPSSNQPPPPGTELEGPLIPPHLQQQVIDEEQEEEKPPSVHHAPVMMGPSLEPKVIPPPPDIQPIIDRMAMYVAKNGVEFEIVVRSKNDPRFEFLQPWHSYFRYYNSKKKIFIEEVLKEREKLEKDKPAKLSFSIKNKTKDQDGVVSSEKKVFDHDSSGDEDSESTRDRSIRSDLSGTSTPVDWESSSRISSDERQSERSEKKLAQEKLKDKLAMAAREKLSKASREKQVQAERKRKAAMFINMLKSTKSSDETKNGGTPSSSRSHTPAPSEDPREDSEPKRTKKSKYSRSRSRSPKRSKHRSRSRSPRKRKSPAPPSAFPSIERSESRSPSRYKTSRHSSPYQKSRSPSRKRSRSPPIVIDLDPPTKTKKSKKSKKSSRTKSRSPSRKSSKKYEDSEALDSIRERLSASPAPVPTSISPDISTRISQPLDEDSNSTMSTDSSKNVSNYMLHRVRALIKASKEAVKKDEDIFEDT, encoded by the exons ATGGAAGCTTGGTGTGACGAGGAAAGATACCTAGAACTCAAAAATGATCTAGCAGAAAAAAAGATGTACGAAG agGAAGAATGGAAGAGATATTATCAGTCTCTATCAGAGGGTTTCAATGCTGTGGGATTTAGCTACGATCACCAACATCACCAAGATTACATGGAAACACAAGTACAAG AACCAGAGCCTATTTTTATAGTACCAGAAGATTTACAAGTCCCTTCAGAAATGGAAGTC CCTGAATCAGAAAAACAACATGCGTTTATAGAAAAGACGGCCAAGTTTATTGCTGGTCATGGCATGCAAATGGAGATTATAATAAAGACCAAACAAGCCAAGAATTCACAGTTTGATTTTCTTCATTTTGAGGATCCGTTAAATCAGTATTATAAACATATGGTCAACATGATTAAATCTGGGAAATATAAACCTAAAGAGATTAAAGAGGATGATGATGATAACAGAG ATGATGATGCTCCACATAGTCAGCACGGATATTTACATCCCAGTTTAGTGCAGACACACACGACCAAGCCTAACTTAGCACCCGCTGTCAAGATGCCAGCTGTATCCATACATGATACACCGTATGGTAAACTGCTCAAACATCTGAAAAAATCTACTCCTGACTCGGATAGAAACAG TAATTCCCCAACACCTAATGAGGACCAATACTCAGGAAGAAGTTACTCTCCACAGCCTACTAGCAACACTCCTCCCCCAGAGTCAGGTAACACGTTCATACATCAGACCACAGACTATCACCACATGCACCCTGGTGTTCCCCCACCCCCAGGACTGGAGCCTGTCACCTTACCATCATCTAACCAGCCTCCACCCCCGGGTACAGAGTTAGAGGGACCATTGATACCACCACATCTACAACAGCAAGTCATAGACGAGGAACAGGAAGAGGAAAAGCCACCAAG TGTTCATCATGCTCCTGTTATGATGGGTCCATCGTTAGAGCCAAAAGTTATACCACCTCCTCCAGACATCCAACCAATCATTGATAGGATGGCCATGTATGTCGCCAAGAATGGGGTGGAATTTGAGATTGTAGTCAGAAGTAAAAATGATCCACGCTTTGAATTTCTACAACCATGGCATTCATACTTTAGATATTACAActctaaaaagaaaatatttattgag GAAGTATTGAAAGAACGAGAAAAGCTGGAGAAAGACAAACCAGCCAAACTTAGTTTCTCTATAAAGAACAAAACCAAAGATCAGGACGGTGTTGTCTCATCAGAGAAGAAAGTGTTTGACCATGATAGCAGTGGAGATGAAG aTTCTGAAAGTACGAGAGATAGAAGTATTAGATCTGATTTGTCTGGAACTTCAACACCTGTTGATTGGGAGTCGTCCAGTAGAATATCATCAGACGAGAGGCAATCAGAGAGGTCAGAGAAAAAACTAG CTCAAGAAAAACTGAAAGATAAGTTAGCAATGGCTGCTCGAGAGAAGTTATCTAAAGCCAGTCGAGAGAAACAGGTTCAGGCTGAGAGGAAAAGGAAGGCAGCCATGTTTATCAATATGTTGAAATCAACAAAATCTTCTGATGAAACTAAAA ATGGAGGAACACCAAGTAGCAGTAGATCACATACACCTGCTCCATCAGAGGACCCAAGAGAAGACAGCGAGCCAAAGAGAACAAAAAAGTCTAAATACTCAAGGTCAAGATCAAGGTCACCAAAGAGATCAAAACATCGTTCAAGGTCAAGGTCACCTAGGAAACGGAAATCTCCAGCACCACCAAGTGCCTTCCCTAGTATAGAAAG gtcAGAATCTAGGTCACCAAGTAGATATAAAACTTCCAGGCATTCTAGTCCATATCAAAAGTCAAGATCACCTAGTcgtaaaaggtcaaggtcaccaCCAATTGTAATAGATTTAGATCCACCAACTAAAACAAAGAAGTCAAAGAAGTCCAAGAAAAGTTCAAGGACAAAATCCAG ATCTCCCAGCAGAAAGTCGTCTAAAAAATATGAAGACTCTGAAGCATTAGATAGTATAAGGGAGAGATTATCAGCTAGTCCGGCACCTGTACCTACCTCAATATCACCTGACAT
- the LOC139528909 gene encoding splicing factor, suppressor of white-apricot homolog isoform X1, protein MAALIWDIPEGENQQSKEPEELSVFGYACKLFRDDRKAFSIDEGEHLIPWMGDSSLLIDRYDGRGHLFDLSKYDASHVKRAELSEEDKQMEAWCDEERYLELKNDLAEKKMYEEEEWKRYYQSLSEGFNAVGFSYDHQHHQDYMETQVQEPEPIFIVPEDLQVPSEMEVPESEKQHAFIEKTAKFIAGHGMQMEIIIKTKQAKNSQFDFLHFEDPLNQYYKHMVNMIKSGKYKPKEIKEDDDDNRDDDAPHSQHGYLHPSLVQTHTTKPNLAPAVKMPAVSIHDTPYGKLLKHLKKSTPDSDRNSNSPTPNEDQYSGRSYSPQPTSNTPPPESGNTFIHQTTDYHHMHPGVPPPPGLEPVTLPSSNQPPPPGTELEGPLIPPHLQQQVIDEEQEEEKPPSVHHAPVMMGPSLEPKVIPPPPDIQPIIDRMAMYVAKNGVEFEIVVRSKNDPRFEFLQPWHSYFRYYNSKKKIFIEEVLKEREKLEKDKPAKLSFSIKNKTKDQDGVVSSEKKVFDHDSSGDEDSESTRDRSIRSDLSGTSTPVDWESSSRISSDERQSERSEKKLAQEKLKDKLAMAAREKLSKASREKQVQAERKRKAAMFINMLKSTKSSDETKNGGTPSSSRSHTPAPSEDPREDSEPKRTKKSKYSRSRSRSPKRSKHRSRSRSPRKRKSPAPPSAFPSIERSESRSPSRYKTSRHSSPYQKSRSPSRKRSRSPPIVIDLDPPTKTKKSKKSKKSSRTKSRSPSRKSSKKYEDSEALDSIRERLSASPAPVPTSISPDISTRISQPLDEDSNSTMSTDSSKNVSNYMLHRVRALIKASKEAVKKDEDIFEDT, encoded by the exons ATGGCGGCGCTCATATGGGACATACCAGAGGGAGAAAATCAACAATCTAAGGAACCAGAGGAGCTCTCTGTGTTTGGTTATGCTTGTAAACTATTCAGAGATGACAGGAAAGCCTTCTCCATCGACGAAGGAGAACATCTGATACCATGGATGGGAGATTCCAGTCTGTTGATTGACAG ATATGATGGACGAGGTCATCTGTTTGACCTTTCAAAATACGATGCCAGTCATGTTAAGAGGGCGGAGCTATCCGAGGAAGATAAACAGATGGAAGCTTGGTGTGACGAGGAAAGATACCTAGAACTCAAAAATGATCTAGCAGAAAAAAAGATGTACGAAG agGAAGAATGGAAGAGATATTATCAGTCTCTATCAGAGGGTTTCAATGCTGTGGGATTTAGCTACGATCACCAACATCACCAAGATTACATGGAAACACAAGTACAAG AACCAGAGCCTATTTTTATAGTACCAGAAGATTTACAAGTCCCTTCAGAAATGGAAGTC CCTGAATCAGAAAAACAACATGCGTTTATAGAAAAGACGGCCAAGTTTATTGCTGGTCATGGCATGCAAATGGAGATTATAATAAAGACCAAACAAGCCAAGAATTCACAGTTTGATTTTCTTCATTTTGAGGATCCGTTAAATCAGTATTATAAACATATGGTCAACATGATTAAATCTGGGAAATATAAACCTAAAGAGATTAAAGAGGATGATGATGATAACAGAG ATGATGATGCTCCACATAGTCAGCACGGATATTTACATCCCAGTTTAGTGCAGACACACACGACCAAGCCTAACTTAGCACCCGCTGTCAAGATGCCAGCTGTATCCATACATGATACACCGTATGGTAAACTGCTCAAACATCTGAAAAAATCTACTCCTGACTCGGATAGAAACAG TAATTCCCCAACACCTAATGAGGACCAATACTCAGGAAGAAGTTACTCTCCACAGCCTACTAGCAACACTCCTCCCCCAGAGTCAGGTAACACGTTCATACATCAGACCACAGACTATCACCACATGCACCCTGGTGTTCCCCCACCCCCAGGACTGGAGCCTGTCACCTTACCATCATCTAACCAGCCTCCACCCCCGGGTACAGAGTTAGAGGGACCATTGATACCACCACATCTACAACAGCAAGTCATAGACGAGGAACAGGAAGAGGAAAAGCCACCAAG TGTTCATCATGCTCCTGTTATGATGGGTCCATCGTTAGAGCCAAAAGTTATACCACCTCCTCCAGACATCCAACCAATCATTGATAGGATGGCCATGTATGTCGCCAAGAATGGGGTGGAATTTGAGATTGTAGTCAGAAGTAAAAATGATCCACGCTTTGAATTTCTACAACCATGGCATTCATACTTTAGATATTACAActctaaaaagaaaatatttattgag GAAGTATTGAAAGAACGAGAAAAGCTGGAGAAAGACAAACCAGCCAAACTTAGTTTCTCTATAAAGAACAAAACCAAAGATCAGGACGGTGTTGTCTCATCAGAGAAGAAAGTGTTTGACCATGATAGCAGTGGAGATGAAG aTTCTGAAAGTACGAGAGATAGAAGTATTAGATCTGATTTGTCTGGAACTTCAACACCTGTTGATTGGGAGTCGTCCAGTAGAATATCATCAGACGAGAGGCAATCAGAGAGGTCAGAGAAAAAACTAG CTCAAGAAAAACTGAAAGATAAGTTAGCAATGGCTGCTCGAGAGAAGTTATCTAAAGCCAGTCGAGAGAAACAGGTTCAGGCTGAGAGGAAAAGGAAGGCAGCCATGTTTATCAATATGTTGAAATCAACAAAATCTTCTGATGAAACTAAAA ATGGAGGAACACCAAGTAGCAGTAGATCACATACACCTGCTCCATCAGAGGACCCAAGAGAAGACAGCGAGCCAAAGAGAACAAAAAAGTCTAAATACTCAAGGTCAAGATCAAGGTCACCAAAGAGATCAAAACATCGTTCAAGGTCAAGGTCACCTAGGAAACGGAAATCTCCAGCACCACCAAGTGCCTTCCCTAGTATAGAAAG gtcAGAATCTAGGTCACCAAGTAGATATAAAACTTCCAGGCATTCTAGTCCATATCAAAAGTCAAGATCACCTAGTcgtaaaaggtcaaggtcaccaCCAATTGTAATAGATTTAGATCCACCAACTAAAACAAAGAAGTCAAAGAAGTCCAAGAAAAGTTCAAGGACAAAATCCAG ATCTCCCAGCAGAAAGTCGTCTAAAAAATATGAAGACTCTGAAGCATTAGATAGTATAAGGGAGAGATTATCAGCTAGTCCGGCACCTGTACCTACCTCAATATCACCTGACAT